The following coding sequences are from one Aethina tumida isolate Nest 87 chromosome 2, icAetTumi1.1, whole genome shotgun sequence window:
- the LOC109600443 gene encoding leukocyte receptor cluster member 1 homolog, whose protein sequence is MNILPKKRWHVRNRDNIARVRRDEAKAAEEEQAKQDRIRLAEKEARRELLLQRSRATTGYKDFIPLDNAKDQQEEHINLFQDVEEGTAEEKRVNKEHEKEKTEEREKYEKQIGYLTYLGQDTNEALGKKSWYEVLPDRTETSEVNMKSKIREDPLVKMNKYIELGKKMTQSVSNYTSLVQSSKDQSKTSYRRQRSESVSSEEKSKKKSKHKHKKHKKRKKHKENPSEDYDSEEERLKKAKLEILRMERLKREREERMRAELLFKKINGEKVKENKPAQQTQKQKYNSQFNPEIAKQNYN, encoded by the exons atgAATATCCTCCCGAAGAAAAg GTGGCACGTGCGTAACAGAGATAACATTGCCCGAGTCCGCCGTGATGAAGCGAAAGCTGCAGAAGAGGAACAAGCAAAACAAGACCGAATAAGATTAGCT GAAAAAGAAGCAAGGAGAGAATTGCTCTTGCAAAGATCCAGGGCCACAACAGGATATAAGGACTTCATCCCACTTGACAATGCCAAAGACCAACAAGAGGAACACATCAATTTGTTTCAAGATGTTGAAGAGGGAACTGCAGAAGAAAAAAGAGTTAATAAGGAACATGAAAAGGAGAAGACAGAAGAAAGggagaaatatgaaaaacaaattggtTACTTGACATACCTTGGACAGGACACTAATGAAGCTTTGGGTAAAAAGAGCTGGTATGAAGTCTTACCAGACAGAACTGAAACAAGTGAAGTAAACATGAAAAGCAAAATTAGGGAGGATCCTTTAGTCAAGATGAATAAATACATAGAATTAGGAAAGAAAATGACACAGAGTGTCTCTAATTATACCAGTCTTGTTCAGAGCAGTAAAGACCAAAGCAAAACGTCATACAGGAGACAAAGAAGTGAAAGTGTGAGCAGTGAGgaaaaatcaaagaaaaagtctaaacataaacataagaaacacaaaaaacgaaaaaaacaCAAAGAGAATCCAAGTGAAGACTATGATTCAGAGGAAGAAAGATTGAAGAAAGCCAAATTGGAAATACTCAGGATGGAAAGGTTGAAACGGGAAAGAGAAGAAAGAATGAGAGCAgaacttttgtttaaaaagataaatggTGAAAAAGTGAAAGAAAACAAACCTGCCCAACAgactcaaaaacaaaaatataattcacagTTTAATCCTGAAATAgccaaacaaaattataattaa
- the LOC109600441 gene encoding zinc finger protein 260 has product MEPENYSETYLLSEEPNGFLLNGTEDHFSQILDWRSDAFPVLLSNTLVTEENTNVQHQEMLCDEPMTVQNIATNELLSNDVFLQIDDNNITDGNNLRIVKQADNTTYITVPFVQTENAKQTSNLIHFVDDKGVSLLLIKESPTKVEEPKKSKEVNYKDFYTEISALKCKTCGFLCETANDMKIHVWDKHPEIIKVPEKKVIIKPITKMTSILNINKNDNKKTMFLCSVCKNSYPDKEQLKNHMIKDHDLESKEKNSSQTDENKDSEDKTDGEKSVRSLSQSLIKRQQKALRRIKCSIRGCHSRFAKDELRKRHEECHVNGNRSQFSCPECKEKFSIWRICSNHLWKCHKIDLGLFTCPMCNEFKSTNAEHLLKHMAIHNDERPFLCSECGKAFKQITQLINHEVSHKKNEGNVKLPNWSSMKRCEICDRFFANSKSYRKHVLYVHEKFKPFICNICGHKTARKEMLQLHLRQHTGAKPHHCNHCDYKTGDHNSLRRHIMRHFGDVKYACPHCEYTSIQSSAYKSHLSSKHPGKSGFLKCTYCNYSTINQTCFSSHLKCHEVELAKSQHGEESIAVATTSGITPNNVVKIVSTDENKTLDIEDDETQNCFLNMENTDDTIDTGGITIPAGLELQLEVS; this is encoded by the exons atggAACCGGAAAATTATTCGGAAACATATCTTCTCAGTGAAGAACCAAATGGTTTCTTGCTTAATGGGACAGAAGATCACTTCTCACAAATATTAGACTGGAGGAGTGATGCTTTTCCAGTACTACTAAGCAACACTTTAGTCACTGAAG AAAATACAAATGTACAACATCAAGAAATGTTATGTGATGAACCGATGACTGTACAAAATATAGCaacaaatgaattattatccAATGAtgtctttttacaaattgatgATAACAATATTACTGATGGAAATAATCTTAGGATTGTCAAACAGGCAGATAACACAACATATATTACTGTTCCTTTTGTGCAAACTGAGAATGCTAAACAAACTAGTAATCTGATACACTTTGTTGATGATAAAGGTGTGTCATTGCTCCTTATTAAAGAATCTCCAACAAAAGTAGAAGAACCAAAGAAATCAAAGGAAGTTAACTACAAAGATTTTTATACTGAAATATCTGCACTAAAATGCAAAACTTGTGGTTTTCTTTGTGAAACTGCAAATGACATGAAAATTCACGTCTGGGACAAACATCCGGAAATT ataaaagtcCCTGAAaagaaagtaattataaaaccCATCACTAAGATGACTTCTAtccttaatataaataaaaatgataataaaaagacTATGTTTCTTTGTAGTGTGTGCAAGAATAGTTATCCAGATAaggaacaattaaaaaaccatATGATAAAG gATCACGATttggaatctaaagaaaaaaacTCTAGTCAGACTGATGAGAATAAAGACTCTGAAGACAAAACAGATGGTGAAAAATCTGTTAGAAGTCTATCGCAATCGTTAATTAAACGCCAACAAAAAGCGCTCAGAAGAATAAAGTGTTCAATTAGAGGCTGCCATTCAAGATTTGCCAAAGATGAACTGAGAAAGCGACATGAAGAATGTCACGTAAACGGTAACAGATCACAATTTAGCTGTCCAGAATGCAAGGAGAAATTCTCCATTTGGAGAATATGCAGCAATCACTTGTGGAAATGTCACAAAATCGATTTGGGTTTATTTACTTGTCCTATGTGCAATGAATTTAAGTCCACCAATGCTG AACACTTGTTGAAGCACATGGCAATACATAATGATGAAAGGCCATTTTTGTGTAGTGAATGTGGAAAagcatttaaacaaataactcAGTTGATCAATCATGAAGTTTcacacaaaaaaaatgaaGGAAAT GTCAAACTGCCAAATTGGTCATCAATGAAAAGATGTGAAATATGTGATAGATTCTTTGCTAACTCTAAGTCCTACAGGAAGCATGTCTTGTATGTACATGAGAAGTTTAAaccttttatttgtaatatatgtgGACATAAAACGGCAAGAAAAGAAATGTTGCAg ttacATTTAAGGCAACACACTGGAGCTAAACCACATCACTGCAATCATTGCGATTACAAAACTGGTGATCACAATTCGCTGAGGCGCCACATCATGCGTCACTTTGGA gaCGTCAAATATGCATGCCCTCATTGTGAATACACATCCATTCAAAGTTCAGCTTACAAAAGTCACCTAAGCAGCAAACATCCAGGCAAAAGtggatttttaaaatgcacatattgtaattattcaaCAATAAACCAAACATGTTTTTCATCGCATTTGAAGTGCCATGAAGTTGAACTTGCTAAATCACAACATGGTGAAG AAAGCATTGCGGTCGCTACGACTTCTGGAATTACGCCTAATAACGtggtaaaaattgtttcaactGATGAAAACAAGACTCTCGATATCGAGGACGATGAAACTCAGAATTGCTTTCTAAATATGGAAAACACCGACGATACTATTGATACGGGTGGTATAACGATACCTGCTGGCTTAGAGCTGCAACTGGAGGTGTcgtaa